GTGGGTGGCTCTGCTTCTTGTTGGTGGCTCTGCTTCTCTCTTGCTCTCATGACTTTCATTCTCACTTTATAAATTGAGTAAgtaaaatctctctctctttctatgaTCATTGAAGGATAATCAAAACCCTATCTACTTCTCTGTTCTTTTCTCTATACTCTTCGATCTTCATTTgtctaattctttttattaataccCCTAACCTTTGGGAAGGGTAAAGTTTTCCCTTTTGAATTGTTGTtctttaaataaacaatatatatgCGGGTTGTGTAAGTCATTGTAAATGTAAATTATATGGATATATGCAATATGCTTCCATCAATTGAAATCCTTTTGCTGGTTTGAAGTGAACAAACCACTTGGGTATTTCTGGATGGCCATATCTATTATATTCCCTATTGAGGAGGTCAGTTGGAAAGACAGATAGTTATTCAGCCTTATTTAATAGTTGCAAACAAATGGAATATTGCGCCCTTGACAAAGGAATGGTGTCTTGACCTCAAAAGACTTACTAAACCCAGCTTTAATCTTCATTTGTAAATTTTGAggttttttgttcctttcaaattaattattggaAACGTGGGGTTGAGCTGCTCTTCTAATATGCTATTATTAGTGCTGTATGAGATTTATgcaattatagttttttctagTTTCGTGTAATTAACCAAATTGATAGTTTCATTAGTGAGAAAAGCAGTTAGCATGGCACAAAGAGATAGTGACATGAGGAAGAAACCAAACATATTGATAACTGGCACACCCGGAACTGGAAAAACAACTACCGCATCTGCTCTGGCAGAGGCCACCCAGTTCCGCCACATTAATATTGGAGATTTGGTCAAAGAGAAGAACTTGCATGATGGATGGGATGACCAGTTTGACTGCTACATAATTAATGAAGACCTGGTAAAACCCCATATATTACCGAACTTCAATCTCATTTCCTATGTTAACATGGATATTTGAAATGTTAGTCAAATTTTCAGGATGttcattttctaaaatttatattacCTTTTTTGGGGCGGGAGGTAGGTGTGTGATGAACTCGAAGATATAATGGAAGAAGGTGGAAACATAGTGGACTATCATGGCTGTGATTTCTTTCCAGAGCGATGGTTTGATCAAGTTGTGGTTCTGCAAACTGACAATTCTGTTTTGTACGATCGTTTAAGCAAGAGGTAGTTCAGCCTATCTAACTCATCTTGAACGTCCTTAAAAGTATAGTTGTGTGTGTTTTGTAGCTTCTGCAATAGCAAATGTCAGGATTAATCTTTTTTccatcttcatttttcttttaaacaaaacaaaagagggTACTCAGAGACGAAGATATCCAACAACATGGAATGTGAAATCTTCCAAGTACTGTTGGAGGAGGCAAAAGAAAGTTATCCAGAAGGCATTGTGGTGGCGTTAAGGAGTGATTCTATCGACGATATCACCAACAACATTGCCACTCTGACTCACTGGCTCACCACTTGGCAAACTGTTCCATAGTGGGATCCTCAGCTtcctctctgtgtttttttactttgattacTACCATTTTATTTGAGAGAACTTATGGTGTGGACGTGTTTTCGTTGATGTTCTTCGTTTACTGTAGAAAGTACACTAGCTCTCGGAACCAAATGGCTGAATGTTTCCTTTGAATGAAATCCTTTTAGGTTATCAGTATACTCATAACCATGAACCATGAAGTCTCTGATAAGATTATCACCTCCATGGATCCTGAATAGGCCCCACCACCATTAGGGCACGAATTTCTTACTTCTAAAGCAAGTCTGGCAAGCTTTATAAAACCAGATTTAGAGTGGAGGGATCTTGTGTTTCCTCCTGGACATGAAAGTGAGACCAGCAATCAGAAGAGCCTTGCTTTTTCCCTGGGAATATATTCCAATTAATGAGGTTTAGTGCAAagctcaattaattaaaaagaaaaagaaaaagaaagaaacatcgTGCTtgttaaacttttgattttccaCTTTTCACTTACAAGAGAAGGATCATAATCCAATTCAAGTGTCTTTGAGCTCAATGTGATTGATGATTGTTCTTTTCTCTCTTGAGGAAACAATCATAATCCAATTCAAGTGTCTTTGAGCTCAATGTGATTCAAGTGTCTTTGAGCTCAATGTGATTGATGATTGTCCGACAAAATTTCGTATTAGAATGAGTTGTTTCCCTTGCTGGTTTGATGCTTTTACCTTTTCAATTATCcaatgccttttcttttatttttttatcttgttcattCACCTGCTAACCTTATTTTTGTAGCAGCAGCGTGGTGTTTTGGATCTTCCAAGGGGAAAGCATCATGTAATTGATGCAGTCCAAAGCACAAGACGGATAACAACAATcatttaaatattcaaatagagttaaaacacaaaaaaaaaaaaaaaattctaaaatcttaattttatttataaaatattgatctGATTAAGTTTATCTCTCTACAAAGATAGGCTTGAAATAGACTTTACAAGATAGACAAAATcataattctaaaacaaaacaaaaggattgCTAAAAATCATAAAGATATAGAATAATCAAGGAAAAATAacgaaactaaattaaatagaatctGCATTTATTAATTTGAGCAAATCACGCAACGAGTAGACCGCCAAATAGAACTAGGCTTTATTATCAGTAAAAATGAAAGTCTTATTCACTTTTTCTTGGATTAacccattaaaaataatattctttagaattttttaattaacttgattctttgacatggtatcaaagttTTGATGACTAAGCGTCATGAGTTTGAATCACACCATTCCAGCACGGTTTTTCCCACCGGCATCAGTTAAGTCTTGGACTGTCGATCCTTTTAGGGCTTTGTCAGCTAAGGGGAGAGGAGTGACAGAGAGGTTGTATCATTTTCCTTGTGATACATGGTACTCCTCGCATCAAGTAGAGGGAGAGGAGTGACTATTGGCCTCTTTCAAAACGTTGAGTGGACACATATACATTGCACCGTGGATAACACTGTAGCCATAGACTGTTTTCACTATGGACAACACTGTAAAATGATAGAGGAGGTGTTCCTCTGTTGTGTTTTTGATCAAGAATTGTGGCTGGGGGTGTTACCTTCTCTACCAAAAGCTGTTAGGTTTGGCTTGGCAGTTGGAACAAACGCTATTGCGTCTGGTTGCAAAGCCAGACCCAAAACACTTCAAAAAGGGGATGCCACGTCCTAGGCATGCCGGGTCAGGCGCAAGCCACACCCAGCCAAGGGTTTGGCAGCATGCCACGCCCCAGACTCGGGGGTCTTGCGTCATGACTAATAAATAAGCAACTCTAATCTTAAGAAATATTCTTTCTAAGTTCgattcataaaaaatactatgtattaaatgaaataattggATGTCACTAATGAATTTTAATGGTTGAATTATAAAGTTAATtccaaaagaaaatgatttaggAGCTATTAGATATGAAGTTAAAGGCATTGAAGTATCTTATAGGGTAGACTAGTACATGGATGATAGTACAAGTATGAAAGCATTCTTGGACTGTTAAtggttattgatttttcttgcaaCAGATTAATCGAGAAAAATCCAGAAAAAATAGCTGATCTTCTACGGTTAATGGTGTTGAACTTATGGAGAAACAATTTCATTGGTGATGAgctaagattttatcaatatatttttacattcaAGTAAAGGCATGGTGTTCCCAGACTCGAGTACTGCTGGGCTTGGCACTCTAGGCACCCAGGGTTCAGCAGTGTGTCAAGTCCTAGGTGCGGTGGGTCTGGTTTTAGCAAGACCTGGCCATAATTGGGCGTGGTAGCGTGCCAAGCCCCGAGTATTTTGGGTTTGGCAATGCGCCAAGCCCCGGGCGAGGCGGGTCTGCAACTAGCGAGTCTCAGCTATGATTGAGCTTGACAGTGCGTCTAATCCCATTAATTTTGGATCTGGCTCAGGCTAGACCCAATCAAAATTGGGTTTGGCAATTTATCTAACCCCGAGTACACAAACTCTGGTAATAGCAAAACCCAGGAGTTGATGGGGTCTAACATCATGGATGCTAGGAAACAGTAGTTCACGTCCACTTTTGGAAATGTATTTGCGTACCCTTCactattttgattataattttttactcgATGCAAATCATCCCAATTCAAAAGGATCGTTTTGTAACTCACATCGCCTGTCAAAATGAACATCAACATTAAAGCCGAGATCAAGAATTTCCATTCGTGAAAGGTACCCAAGCTTCTAGGAAGGCGATTTTCTTAAGGTAATAAAATTTCTCCCCTACATAATTTTAATGTCAATATTCCACTCCCATATAGGCTTTGAATTGTTGATAGGAAGTTCCATAGAGAAATGGATTGCTTCAAGACCAACTGATGATGTGTTTTAGGTGACCCAAGCTCTCTTGTCAACTTCACATTGCAATGCAAATTTTCCCTTGCTCAGGTTCAAATGAAATACAACTCCCTGTTACTGGTTTTAGCTCTTATCTatatactaataataacaattaacatGGAGCTGTTATGAGAAGTTTGTGAACGTCTGTATATATGCTGATACTTGG
The genomic region above belongs to Populus alba chromosome 12, ASM523922v2, whole genome shotgun sequence and contains:
- the LOC118044879 gene encoding adenylate kinase isoenzyme 6 homolog isoform X1; its protein translation is MRKAVSMAQRDSDMRKKPNILITGTPGTGKTTTASALAEATQFRHINIGDLVKEKNLHDGWDDQFDCYIINEDLVCDELEDIMEEGGNIVDYHGCDFFPERWFDQVVVLQTDNSVLYDRLSKRGYSETKISNNMECEIFQVLLEEAKESYPEGIVVALRSDSIDDITNNIATLTHWLTTWQTVP
- the LOC118044879 gene encoding adenylate kinase isoenzyme 6 homolog isoform X2, giving the protein MAQRDSDMRKKPNILITGTPGTGKTTTASALAEATQFRHINIGDLVKEKNLHDGWDDQFDCYIINEDLVCDELEDIMEEGGNIVDYHGCDFFPERWFDQVVVLQTDNSVLYDRLSKRGYSETKISNNMECEIFQVLLEEAKESYPEGIVVALRSDSIDDITNNIATLTHWLTTWQTVP